From the genome of Candidatus Dependentiae bacterium:
TGAAATTCGACGGTAGAGTAGTTGCAAAAGAAAATGAAAGCGAATTTACTATAGCAGAAACTATCGCATCAAATGAAAGACTTTATACTATAGCACCAAAAATAATTGTCGATAAAAGCGCAGGTAATGTAAGATTACTTGCAAGCAAATTATTTGCAGGTGAAGACCTTCCTGCGGGATATACATATAAAACATATCCAACCACAAAAATAACATCGGAAAATAAAAACATTCCAATAATTAAATTTGATATAGAAAATGACACAATTTTTAGTGTAAAAATAATTAGCACAGATGGTAAAAATAAATTTGACATACCAACTATAAACCAAAACAGTTCAAATAAAATAGTTAATATTTTTACGGTAAATCCAATATCTTATAAAAATTACAAATTACCGGCAGGCGCAGTTGGACTGCCAAGATTTAAATATGTTGATGAAAAAAATCAATTAAAAATAGAAATCGAAATAAATAAAAATATTTATAATTATCTAATAACAATAAACCCTGAGATTTTAGAAAATACTGTATTAAAAATTAGTAATATTATTGGTTTTACTGCAATTTCAGATAATTAATAATTTTTGAAATAATTATTACTCAAAGAGGGCCAAATTAAAATTTGGCCCTCTTTATTTTTTAACTATTTAAATCAAATTTGTTTATTTTACAGAATAAACTCAAAAATTTTACAATTAATATCTTTAGATATTTTTAAAGAGCTAATATATATATGTAAAATAATTTACCATTTTACAGGGGGAGTGCGTTATGAAAAAATTTTTATTAATAATTTCGATACTAATAAATACACAAATTATTAATATTTCTGCTATGGATAAAAACAAAACAGAAATTGATCCTGAAATGCAATATCAAGAAGGCCTGAGTTATCTTGAAAATGGCGAAAATGAAAAAGCATTTAATCTTATAGAAGCTGCAGCAAGACAAAATCACATTGAAGCTTTAATTGAGTTTACATACATGCTTTACAAAGGTAAAGGATGCAATCAAAATCTTAATTCTGCACTAAAATTTTGTGATCTTATAATCGATGAATCAGACCGCTTGGCAAATGAAGCATATCAATGCAAAGATGAAGAAAAAGAAAATTACTATGATAATATATACAGAGAATTTAATACTTTATATAGAAAAATCACAACAGAACTATTAAATGCAACTTCTAAAATTATAACGGCTTTATTAGCACTAAAAGATGATGATAAGCTCAAAGAAAAACCTATTTCTGAAGAAATTTTAAATAGTATGTTTTGCTAACTATTTTTTTAAATAAAAAATAATAATATGGGCAATAAAATATTATTGCCCATATTGTTTAACAAATTAATACATGCCACCCATACCACCCATGCCGGCAGGCATTGCTGGAGCAGCTGGTTTTTCTTCAGGAATTTCTGAAACAATAGCTTCAGTAGTTAATAACAACCCTGCAATTGATGCTGCATGTTGCAATGCAGATCTTGTAACTTTTGCAGGATCCAAAACACCGGCTTTAATAAGATCCGTATAAATCTCATTTTTAGCATCAAATCCAAAATTTTGATCTTTTGAATTTTTAATTGTATTAACAACTACCGAACCTTCATATCCGGCATTTTCAACTATAATTCTTAAAGGCTCCTCTAAAGCTTTTCTGACAATTGTAACACCTAAAGCTTCATCGCCTATTAGTTTTATAGAATCAAGAACGTGTTGCGCTCTTAGAAGTGTTACGCCGCCTCCTGCAACAATACCTTCTTCAACAGCGGCTCTTGTTGCGTGTAAAGCGTCATCAACTCTATCCTTTTTCTCTTTCATTTCAGATTCTGTCGCAGCACCAACTTTAATAATTGCAACACCGTCTGAAAGTTTTGCCAAACGTTCTTGTAATTTTTCTTTATCATATTCAGATGTTGTTACATCCATTTCTGCTTTAATCTGTGCAACTCTGGCTTTTATATCTTTTTGAGCTCCGGCACCATCAACTATTGTGCAGTTATCTTTTGTAATTTTTACATTCTTTGCAAAACCTAAATAATCAAAAGATACGCTTTCCAATTTAACACCAAAATCATCTGAGATAAGTTTACCGTTTGTAAGCACCGCAATGTCTTCGAGCATAGCTTTTCGTCTATCACCAAAACCCGGAGCTTTTACAGCGGCTACATTTAAGGATCCGCGCATTTTATTAACAACTAAAGTTGCTAAAGCTTCGCCCTCAATATCTTCAGCTATTATCAATAGCGATTTACCCTGTTTTACTATCTTTTCCAAGATATGCAAAATATCTTTCATGCTATTAATTTTTTTGTCATAAATTAAAATTGCAGGATTATCTAAAAGCACTTCCATCTTTTCAGCATTTGTTACAAAGTATGGAGATAGATAACCTCTATCAAATTGCATACCTTCAACAACTTCAAGTTCCGATTCCATTCCCTTTGCTTCTTCAACAGTTATTACACCGTGTCTTCCAACTTTATCCATTGCATTTGCAATAAGATCTCCAATAGCGGAATCTGAATTTGCAGAAATTGTTGCAACTTGTGCTATTTCGGATTTATCTTTCACAGGAACTGAAATTTTGCTGATTTCATCTACAACTTTTTTAACTGCAATATCAATACCGCGTTTAATATCCATAGGATTGGCACCGGCTGTAGTATTTTTCATACCTTCACGATAAATTGCTTGAGCCAAAACTGTTGCTGTTGTCGTTCCATCACCGGCTACATCGGCCGTCTTTGATGCAACCTCACGAACCATCTGAGCGCCCATATTTTCAAATTTATCTTTTAATTCGATCTCTTTTGCAACACTTACACCATCTTTTGTAATGGTTGGAGAACCAAAAGATTTTTCTATTGCAACATTTCTACCTTTAGGACCGAGTGTAATTTTTACTGCATCAGCAAGAGTATTTACACCTTTTAATATTTTGTTTCGAGCATCTTGCCCAAATAAAATTTCTTTTGCCATAATTTTTTCCATTCAAAATTTTTAACAACTTTTTTAATTTGTCATCCTGAACCAGCCGTCGCTAAAGCTATGGCCGGCAGGCTTTGATTCAAGATCCAGTCTTACTCAACAATAGCCAATATTTCTTCTTCACGAATAATTAAATATTCTTCACTTTCAAGCTTGATTTCCGTACCTGAAAATTTTCCAAACAAAACTTTATCACCGGTTTTTACATTCAAAGATCTTATTGAACCATCATTATTTACTTTTCCGGTTCCAACAGCTTTAACTAAACCTATTTGTGTTTTTTCTTGAGCAGAATCGGGAATAATTATACCGCCTGCAGAAACAGATTCATTTTCGACTCTTTTAATTAAAACCTTATCATACAAAGGCTTAATATTTTTTATCATAAAAACCCTTCCAAATTTTAAGAATTATATTTATAAAATTTCAAAATATCTAAAAGAACATTTATACATTCATTACAAATTAATGTCAAAGAACAATTATAGGTAAAAAAAATAAAAAAACAAGATAAATCTTATATAAAGTGACTAAGATTTTTTAATTTTAAAAATTAAGATTTCAAATTAAAATTTTTATCTCTTTTTATCTTATTAATT
Proteins encoded in this window:
- the groL gene encoding chaperonin GroEL (60 kDa chaperone family; promotes refolding of misfolded polypeptides especially under stressful conditions; forms two stacked rings of heptamers to form a barrel-shaped 14mer; ends can be capped by GroES; misfolded proteins enter the barrel where they are refolded when GroES binds), with protein sequence MAKEILFGQDARNKILKGVNTLADAVKITLGPKGRNVAIEKSFGSPTITKDGVSVAKEIELKDKFENMGAQMVREVASKTADVAGDGTTTATVLAQAIYREGMKNTTAGANPMDIKRGIDIAVKKVVDEISKISVPVKDKSEIAQVATISANSDSAIGDLIANAMDKVGRHGVITVEEAKGMESELEVVEGMQFDRGYLSPYFVTNAEKMEVLLDNPAILIYDKKINSMKDILHILEKIVKQGKSLLIIAEDIEGEALATLVVNKMRGSLNVAAVKAPGFGDRRKAMLEDIAVLTNGKLISDDFGVKLESVSFDYLGFAKNVKITKDNCTIVDGAGAQKDIKARVAQIKAEMDVTTSEYDKEKLQERLAKLSDGVAIIKVGAATESEMKEKKDRVDDALHATRAAVEEGIVAGGGVTLLRAQHVLDSIKLIGDEALGVTIVRKALEEPLRIIVENAGYEGSVVVNTIKNSKDQNFGFDAKNEIYTDLIKAGVLDPAKVTRSALQHAASIAGLLLTTEAIVSEIPEEKPAAPAMPAGMGGMGGMY
- a CDS encoding co-chaperone GroES; the protein is MIKNIKPLYDKVLIKRVENESVSAGGIIIPDSAQEKTQIGLVKAVGTGKVNNDGSIRSLNVKTGDKVLFGKFSGTEIKLESEEYLIIREEEILAIVE